The following DNA comes from Castanea sativa cultivar Marrone di Chiusa Pesio chromosome 10, ASM4071231v1.
AAAGGAATGAAAGTGGACTTACAAGATTGATAGACGACTTTGCAGAGGTGACGGTATCCGCATGCTGACGGCAATGATGATGACGGAACGACAAGCTTCATTTCTTAGgatttgcaaaaatgaaataaggaaaaatgagGGGAGGGGATGGGCTATTTATAAAATGCAAGAGCGCACGAAAAGAAGTGACGCCTTTGCTCAGAAAGCCAACTAGCCTCTGCCATGTGTCCTAGCATTTAATAAAAGTTGCTCAAAGAAGCCATTAATAAGCACTCTTATTTTTCAACGGATAAATATAAATGAAAGGAAAGCTACACTCCACGACCTGTCAGCTAAAGCTAACGGAGTGATGGAGTAGGAGGCAGCTGATAAGGGTTATTTTGGAAAAGGGTAAACTCGTCTACTTATGAGGAAGCCGATGGTCACAATGAACCCGTCAACTctacttgttcattcataagcgaTGAAGGTGATGACATTATAGGCCAACGACTTCATGCTCGACGACATCTATGTGGAACGACGAGACATCTAGACGAGATAAGAGGCTAACGGAAGAAAGCTGATAGGGAGAAGGAAACCTTGGAAGGGTCCAACATGGCCTTGCTTGGCCTCCACGAATGTGTATATAAGGAAACATCTTGCGTCTCACGGTTAACCCTAATCAAGAGGATCTCCATATGGAAAGGATCCCGCAATATACACATTAATGAGGATCTTCCCTAGAAGGAAAGACCCTTTCCGCCAAGAAATAAATGTCAGTTTtacgctactataaaaaccctcaaaccctcacaaaccaagatacgcataattcaccctaactttagcactctagagttgtgaaagttctctaacttgacctttggaGGGTAGTTGGCCGATACCACACCAGTACTCTCTAtaaggtcttcttctttttgtgttgCTCAGGTTTTCATCTATAGCACGTAAGCACCATGCGACTTACTGACGATCTTCAGCATCATCAATAATCCATATTGTTAATCATGGATTTTCAGTAATGGATTAACACGGTATAGGCttgaagagttggaaatgcGATGTCAAATCGTATCGTCTTATGTGCatgttctaaatttttttcccgTGTTAATGAGCTTTCGCTAATCCTAAATTTCAACCACTGGTACTGGAGTATCCATCTATGACAACAATTTCTAaagatattaataaattatgcTAGTATAGGGGGAGAGAACAGTGCACATACCTGTACTAGGAACATCGATCTTGGAGGGATCTTCATGTAATGGCCCAACTTAAAATCATTGAGAAAGGAGATTGCTTGACTCATGCTCATATACCCATATGTCTTGAAACAGACATTGGCTATGGGCCTTCCAGGCAATATTACTCCCATTATGTACTCTGTGATGATATTTAGCCCCGGTGTCTAAACAAGAAGTATTGGTAATTAGTGAATAATGATTCTTGGAAtaaccaaaaagaaatgaaaactaataaggCAGTCACTTTTCATATTGATTTGAtcttttaaataacaaattttctCGATAATTAGCTCCCATTATGCAATTAGATTACCCTATTTGTGGTGGCGGTTATGATGCTGATGGGAAGGGTGAAGATGAAGGCAAGTGCAGCTGCGAATATAAGCCCCCACCATGGCATTTGGACCTCCTTTTTCAGGAAGATACAAAGTACAAGCGAGACTGAGATGGTAACAATCAGAAGCAAATGAAACCACCATGAAGGTATGTCTTTGTAATTCTTCATCAGTCTTGTGTGAATATCCTCCTTACCCTTGTGAGAAGCTCTATATCGATCATAAATCTCCCTACAACATCATGGTTCATTCTCAAATGCAACCTTGCGTACCAAGAAATTTATAGAGATCGAGAACATTATTGCTTAACAACAAGTATGCATTTGCCtacattttttactttgaaCTTCCAGCTTATTTGATAATATACAACtatttcacttatttttttaggtaCAATGTACAATTATATATTAACCAACTTTTagccaaaaacaaacaaacttttattaaaaaaaaaattcatcaaagcTCATACTTATAATGAGTGAtgcattcataaaaaaaataatgagtgaTGTTATGAATATTACAAACTTTAAAACATAAGTATTAATATGTCACAAATTACAAAAGAGTAATTAAACTATTCctttattatgttattgaaaTGATACCAACCAATCATTTTCTTACCACATTaagttgttagtttttttgtAGTAAAGTCTGCAGTTGCTATTACATTTTCCATTTATAATTACCTCAAAGGCTTTCGCAGCGTAGGCAACAGAACATAATGCAATAAAACATGTGTGAATGAACGATGAAGAAAAACATTACCTTCCATAGAACAAAGCCACATGGGAAAGTGTAGATGCAATAGTAGCAAAACCGAACCCGTAGGTGAGAGCAAAGAATGTGCTCAAATGGATCTTCCCTAGCTGCTTATACTGTGCAGTATCTAACTCAAACTTATCATTGACAATCAATGAAATATTATAATCCTGACCTTGAGCAGTAAACAAGTCAGCTGAATAAATGGGAAATGTTTTAGCATTGTATGCGTTCATCCCCCAATAGGCAATGGGAATCACAATATAGATAATCAATACAAAGCCTACGAAGACATTGACAATTGCAAAGAAGGGACTTATTAGAGGGCTGAATAGGAATGAAGCCACTGTTGTCCAATCCAAGGTCAAGGCTCCAACCGCAAGTCCACGAAAACCTGACCCAATTTGGTGAGCAGTCACTGACTTTGGGAAGGCCCAGCAGACCCATGAGATGCTTTGTAAGGTTTGAAAGAGGTATCCAGGGAACAACTGCCAGCAAAAGCTACAAACTAGTGCgatcacaaaaaatttcactctTGATAGACTGGGCTTCTTGCCAtcctcttttatttctttttcatgcAATGTCCTACATTGATATTAGTAAATATAGCATTAGTTTATCTTTTGGTTATTGTAACAATTGTTATGGCTAAACTTGGATATTATAGTATAGGCTAAATGACACATTAATTAATGAAAGGATGACTATGATAAATCTTGAATAACAATAAATGGGAACGAATTATAGTGGAAGGGGATGCAAAAATTTGTATCTACTCTCTAGTGCCTATGAGTTCAAAGGAAAGCAAGTGTAATAGTCCATCTCCaccttaataaaaaatagtttataagTTAGTGAGAGTTTTTTGAGTTGTAAATTTTGTTGGATTAGTAAAGCCTATAATGCTGGTTGGTAGTCCTagaaggtcttttttttttctttcttttttgtattagtCCTACCTCCCTGTTTGTATTGCTGATATTTGTAGAgctaattgtttttttgttttttgagaaacccCTAGGAATAGGGAATATTATTTAGCATTCAGTCGAAGATCAAAGTTGTAAAATATCAAAGTGTCGGGAGGAACAGACTCCATCCAAACAGTGAAATGACTAAAAATAGCTCTTCTAGCTAATTTGTGAGCCATACAATTACCTCGCCTTTTAACATGGTGAAagaaaacagaattaaaaagaaaactaagaaaaatattgtattgCAAAACATGCCCAAACTCGGAGTGGAACATATTATCACCCTTGATCGAGTTGATAATGGCCAATTGTTCTTCTattgttctttagttttttcCTTTAATGAAAGTTCAGtttataagaataataataacaataaaggTTTGCACCATCCCCCAAGGTTTATAAGAAACGATTGAGAGCGGCAAGTGACATCAAATTAGGTTAGTGAAGTTGTATGCTTGTATAAGCAATGCTTGGagagaaaaattttgaattcttaaatgagtttaatttgaagtttctttttccacgagagagagagagagagagagagagagagagagagagagagagagagagagagagagagagagagagagagagagagagagagagagagagagagaattttcaCAACTTGTTAATGTGATATGTTATTATTGGAGCAACATTACTTTTAATTATATCTGtggtttatgaaatttattgtacttttaTCTCACCTTccctccaaaaagaaaaaagaataataatgtGACTTTTTAGTTGGacaaaattttcatccaaattaatttgggagattttttttagaacccattaaatttagatcaacaaaaccatatatatatatatatatacactatttAAATAACTCACATAACGATGATTTTATCAATGATCATGCAGTTGAGGCGtttttttaaccaattttaGAGGTAAGCCTTTCCATTTTCAATTTGTTGGTAGTACAACTGTACAAGGTGATGCCAAATTAATTATGACCCataaatcaagtaaaaaaaatgtatgaatgaaaaatatgttGAAAGTATATGATGTCATGCTTGAAGCCTATATGTTCATGATGTGAAAAAGATAATTAGAAATCTTGAGAAATACAAATGGATATTAGGAAAAAGAATAATCAAACTATAGAAGTTCACTGTTTCCATTATCTCTGTCCTGCAAGTTGATTAGGCCGACGGAGGACATTGACAAAGTAGAAATCAAGGaaacaaagataaagaaaagtCTTTTGGCACGTAAATTATTGGCTATAAGcctaaaatattgaaaattgggAAGATATGGACCCTGCGGTTGTTTCCAAAAGTTGAAGATAATGGGATTGCACTGGAATTCTATGTACTATGTATGCTTTTTCACACATGTTGGTGGACATATAAGAAGCCGTTTTCTAGGTCAATATCACAGCCAGTGAATTAAAGATGGAAAATgtctaattaaataaattttttttttatacaagataaaattctactctagcctaatctaagtgcatatgtgtgtgaagctccctcctggagacttgaaccccggcctttgccccccacacctcacaagcacttatacttgtggagtgaccatcgcactaaggATGTGTggtggtaaataatttttttattaacttatgaCATCCGTCGTATGATAATTACTCTATATTATTAGGCTAAGATATTTATCGATTTTTTATATAGACAAAATTTGAACTTCAGATCTTTTATTTGACGACATATAATGTTACTAGCTTAGAGGGAGTTTCACCATCACCACCCCTAGTTGGGAGATGGGCAAGGTAAAATGTGGGCATGGGGGCAGAGCAGCTAGCTATATGCTAATATGAGAACATTGAATTTgcttattaatataaaaatgatattgcaccgctctccaaactagtttagagaaaaaCTCTCTAAACTTatcttatatctttttattaaatgtgaattttgaaaatctaaccgttagattacataatctttatgttcttaacttgCATGTTAAATTTCGTTCAAAActgatattatttactattcaatcaataaaactattttttgtacataattttttaccacaaaaacttgaaatttaaacaagctattgatctttgatctttttgaaattttgcatgtatgaaatatataataagagCATGCAATTTAAAagtaagattttcaaaattcacatccaataacaAAACATAAGAGAAGttcaaatggtttttttttctaaactagtttggagataAACCTTTTCTGCTCAAAGATATGACATTCGCCTTCAAGTTCAAATATCATAACTTGGTCGGCCATTTGGGTTGTAGGACCATAACGTAAGTTACAAGTTTTATTAAGTGatcgtttggatagagcttcaGTTACGTTTGCGTCAAAATCAATAGGGACGGGACttacaaactattttttttttaaaaaaacaactttaaaattggGTCCCACGACACGCACTATTcacacaaaaattattttgctacaatgttttcagttttcaacaataaaccGTATTCAAACAGACCATAATATAAgcatttttaaggaaaatacatttttacTTAGCCTATTATCGTGGTCCAATTATTCCAAGTCCAGACAAGTTGCTAAGGGTAACACtagtttggactttggactcATTTCATTAGTCACTGTGcataaaaattggaaaatcaaATTAGGACaccaaaaattttcaacaagtGTACGGTACCTGAAGAGTGATATTTGAACAAGTGTATTTGGCCACCACATATGAGCCGGCTCCACCACATACTTCCTCAACAGCCCAGCCCAGCCGTATCCCAAGACCTACATATATGTCACCATACACATGCACATGTTAGTATGAACCATGAACCACCAAACGACAGCTTCATATGATGCAAGTGTTGGTCTTCACTCAATAATTATCCCAAGTTGTACCTAAGActcatatcatatattataaGCGAAATACAACATGATAATATGGGagttaaaaatacttaaaaaccCATTTTCTCTGCGGATAATAGCAAGGCATAGAGGAAGATCCCACTTTCTGTGGTTGTGTCTTAACCAACAACAGAATAACCAAAAGGCTAATTGAAAGGTTGCAGGGTAATATATTAAGGTATATGTACAAATTccgtgtgtttgtgtgtgtgtgtgtgtatatatatatatattaattccTCACTTTTCTAGGCTACCAACCAGAGtaaaaaccaaaccaatatTCCGTAACtttgaaaaacataaataagcaaatttaaaagaaaaaagaagaagaagaacctggGTTGTGATGATAAGAATCCAAgcagaaaagaaagagatattCCTTCGATAAAAAGCCTTTATAATGTCAAAGATATAGACAGCATAAGCTGGGCCATTCCCAAAAGCACTTCCAGCATTAGCAAATATAGTGATGAGAACGTGTTCCTTCATGTTAAAGGGACCCGGGTTGAGCGAAAACTCGCGGGACCCGATGCGAAACTTGGTTGTGGGAAGAACAGAGGCCATGAGTCGTCCGATGGGGAGAGTGGCAACTTGAACGGTGATCTGGGTGATGATGAGGGTCTCTCTGCGGTAAGAGAAGAATTGGTTGAGGAAGGAGAGGAGGGCACATGAGAGAAGGCCCAGTGTCCACATTCGAAATGTCCATACAGGGAGTGAGGTGTCGTCGGTGGTCGGTACAGTTAGCCGGACTTGCTCGATTGGTGACTGCTCGTCTTCATCTATGGTGGACTCTTCTCGTAAGTTACTGCTTGGTGGTGCCTCAGTTTCTAAAGTTTCcattttgagagtgagagattgaCAGTTGGGTgttgttttgatgtaaaatataGTAGGAAAGTTTTGTTAACTTTATACcataagaaaattatattatcCGCTGGACAAGCACAAACCTTTTATAAGTATGTGGGTCCATAGAGGCGTGTTCCATATATTTAACATAAAAGATACCACGTATGGAGAACAACCCTCATAAATATGTGGATCCATGAACACTCCCATAAATATGTAGGTCCATTGAGAAGTGTATCCCATGTATCTGGCGCATAAGGTAAAATGTAGGAAAATATCACTCTTACATTTATACTATTGCTAATGTGAATGCCAACTCACCTTGATTTAATTGCACTTGGAGTAATTTTAACCGCACGTTGATGTgcataaagtaaagaaaaagactGGTAGAAACTGTTTCTCCCCTAAAGAAGAGATTGTATTAGAAACGTCAACCAGGTACCATCTTCCTCAATGGTACACATCACACGATGTAATTGAGAAGATGCAATTGTTACATCCAACCTTAAAAAAAGTGGGtcataaaaatttgtcatatttaatttagttataaattttataacataaaacttataaattgacgtgataaaaaaatataataaataaattttagaattatcTTTTTGTAATTAGTGACACATTAGTTTGTAGAGTTTACTTTATATTATTCCTAATGCCACTCTTTTAgaaatatctttttctttagcttttaaatttattttttatgttgtttcaaaaaaaaaattatttgttacgtacatctttttaaaaactcacttttttttatatatataattatattttaaataatttttcattaacaaaaaaaaaagttttgatcaAAATGTTATGTCCAACTACACTAcaaactaattttaaaaaaaagacactGGCAGTTGGGTATAGTTTGTGGAATTTGGAGTGTGAACTATGAATgtataaaatgaatattttttagcGGTCGAATAGTCAAATGCAAGTCACATCATATATAACTTTGAAAGTTGTACTTTACCTTAATGGGGGTGAGCTAATTACCGAGTATCTTtcttcttaaattaaaaaatagactTATTGGCTATTGCCTAATGTGTGGCTAAGAGCATTCGTTAATAAAATCCTTAACTTATGGTCTATTTGGATGAAGGGGGAAAAGAGGGAGAGTGGAGGAGAGTTGgctaaaaatgaattaattttgtgctaaatctactctactcctcctccttttctctcaatccaaacaaaccattaGGATAATGTTAATGGGTGTTCTTAggacaattattaataaaccatattaagaaatttttaacGTCagttttatggaaaatataaaaatctgtcaaaaaaattaattgttttatcatttttcataaaatgtttctaaaagtAGTTTTTAAACTAATATTCTTAGGGCATCCATTAACATTTCCCTTAAAATTAATAGGAAATTGAGTTGTTTTCCACTAAAATTTCCTAGAAGACAACTCTATCTATCTTACACGAAagtttaattaagaaaaataacttgATCTCATGCGAATCTAAACAAAGAAAGTCAAAAGATagttttgtcaacttattttaaggTCGCTATCAAATATAAGAGAACGacataattttatagaaaatactttctAAAATACGATTCATTTTCCAGAGAATATTAGTGTCGAAACAaagtataaagtattaagaaaatgttaaagtaactaaatattttttctttacttttctatttctttttcctaCTTTAGCTTTTAGATGGGGAAACAGATTCCCTTGTAGCTGTTAAGGTTGTTTTGTCGAAGGAGAACACTAACACTTTTTTAGTCCAATTTTGAATGAATGCAAGTCGATGCTGGAGAGATGAAACAAATAGGTGTGCAGATTTCCTTCCAAAGAAGTGATACTTGGTGTAAGAGCACTCACAGTAGTGGTGCTATATAggtatattggtattttttaacttctcaaacaccaaaaatgatactccagcagtggagctataacaattttttttttgcttccagCTATAGTGCACATCTAAAGATAAATGTacactgtagctcaaaggtaaaaaaaaaataataataaataaataaatttctctctctctttcatttaaaaaatattttctctttctttctttttctcactctctctggcttctcttctttcttcatttttccttctgtctctctctttttttttcttttttttttctctccctcatcTACTCTTTGCTTCGCCGACCTGTTCTTCGCCAACCTGTTCATCTAATCTctgcttctcttctttcttcatcaCCGACCTGTTCTAGATCGTCGATCTTCATCGCCGACCCATCTCACTCAGTCCTCCATTTCACCGTCGatcctcatcttcatcaccCACGTCACCGTCTCATGCCGCCGACCCATCTCGCCCAGTCCTCCATCTCACCGCCGATCCAAGCTCCACCGACACCGCCTTCATCGAACTCAAGAGCGCCACGGATTTCGTGGGTCAGTGGTGGTGTGGCTGAGTTGGTGGTGAATTATATAGTGGTTTTTggctaatttggatttttggcaGTGTTTGTGGGTGGTTGTTCTTGGCTTACTAGTTGTTGTTGGGTGGTTGTGGGATGTTGTTCTTAGTTggttggcagtggtggtggatcggtttgtggtttttttttttttttgatgtattattttattgtagtagatatattattttattgtgatgtttatattattttattgtgttgaaagttaaaatagatccactgttgcagtatgttttgtaaagtgagtgaataaaatagataaagtaacttttttgtggagctaaattgctaaaattttaacttcactactgtgaatgctctaacatgATATACCAACATTTAAGTCTTATACCAGCGGGATTCATCTCTATACGAGAGAGATGCTATATATATACCggttatacaaaataaaaaaataaaaccctttGTCGGTTGTGTCCAACTTCTAGATTTTATAGTCTATGTATTGTAGCATCCTGTTAGAGTTTGATTGTTACCGAAAATTTGTGTACTCCTACTATTTCTCGTTAATGTAGTTGTTTCCTTCCTtggataaaaatttatttattttgcacaAACACACCTTTTTGCGGATACCATAACAcaaataatgttgtttaaatcaTAATTTATCGTTtaagttacaaggctcttgactACATACTCAAAATTCTATTATTGTATGATTGTGTTATTACCGAATAGTTATTACATTCAGACTTTTGTATTACTACCCATTCCTATTTCTTAGTTCATCAGAATTTAGTATGCCAAATGTACCATAGGGTTGGTATGAACTTTGTATTTGACCTTGTATGAAAACAGAAGGGACTACACAACACGCCTCTCCGTCTATCAACCtcaaaaaaacatgttaaagTTCAACGAGAATAACAACCTTTTGAATTTATCCTTCCACCCAGACAAGGATATCAAAAAAGACCACTAAATTCTCCACAAGAACAGTGTCCATTGACAAATTTATGAAGCCGCTTACTATCTCGAATGACAATTTCCCTAGCAGTCAGTAACGAGATGAACTTAACAAAATTATGGCAGTCCCTGCACATAAAGATACTCTTGATAACTCGTATTGGCGCAGCATTTGGTGTGTTCAACAACGCAAATGCAATGGCCAACTTTTCACTGTGATATGCAGTAGAAGAGTTTGTCTTTTCTTCATCCCCATCAGTAACCTCCAAAGCTTCTAGTGACTCATAGCCAAGGCTCTTCGCCTGGTCAAGCAAGTTTTCCAATGATTTGTAAATATCTGCACTATGAAAATGCGACTTGTCATTTGGTTTaaatgaataaaccttgttttTTATGCTAATCCAGCTCcaatcatgtaatttttttagtttctcttctttcatcatttttctcaCCCTAGAAACATCCTTCCATCTACCTGCAGAGAGGTACATATTTAACACCAAAACATAAGTTTCAGTGTCTTTTGGTTTGAGCTTGAGTAATTGTTCAGCAGCATAAAAACCCAATTCTAAATTCCCATGACTTCTACATCCAGCCATCAAGAGCGACCATATAAACTCATTGGGctcaaaatcatttttcttaataaaatcaAAAGCTTCATTTAACCGACCCAACCTCACAAACATATCAATCAGGCATGCAAAGTGGTCCATTACAGGCTTAATCTTATATACCTTTTGCATCATCTCAAAGTAATTGAGTGCTTCCTTGACCATTCCAGCATGGCTACAAGCAGATAGAACACCCACAAAAGTAATCTGGTTTGGTCTAACACCAGCTAGTCTCATATCCTCAAAGAGCTGCAGCGCTTGTTGAGACTGGCCATGCTGAGAAAAACCTGTAATCATAGAAGTCCACAATATCATAGTTCTTGTATCCATCTCCACAAAAGCCTTAGTTGCTTTCTCAATGCTTCCACACTTATTATACATATTAATTAGTGCAGTGCCAACTACCACCTCTGACAAAAACCCAGATTTAATGATCTGAGCATGAATTTGTTCCCCCTGTTCTATGGCCACCAATCTACTACATACAGTTAGGATACTTGAGAAGGTGAATGAATCAGTTTTCATGCCTGACTGGTTCAAGTTAAAGAAAATGTTGAGTGCCTCACATCCACTTCGGTATGCTGAAAGATCATCCTCTGCAAAATCCATCATCTGGGCATGGCCAGAAATCATTGCATTCCATGTAACCAGGCTAAAAGTTTCcgttttatcaaacaatttctCAGCCTCACTAATACATCCACATTTAAGGTACAAATACATGATGGAATTTTTAATGGGTAGAGAGGACATATAGCCAAGTTTAATGCTTAATGAGTGAATTTGTGCCCCTACACCCAAAGACAGCATTGTACAACACAAGCTCAAGACACTAGTCAAGGTGAACTCATTGGGTATGATGTCCTCAGTAAGCATCTCAGCAAAAAACCTCAAACCCCTTGCAGCTTCTCCATTATCACCACAAGCGGATATAACTGAAGTCCATGAGATCACATTCTTTTCCCTAATCCTCTGAAAGGCTTTAATAGCAGATTCTAAGTTGCCAAGTTTGGAGTAAAAGCTACAAAGGGAATTGCCAACACTTGTGTCAAAGTCAATCTGGTATTTGATAATATAGGCATGAAATTGCTTCCCCAACATGACAGAGTACAATGAAGAACAAGCATTCAAAGCAGTTCCTAGCGTGAAATTTGTAGGAAAAGCCCCAGCCTCCAACATTTCTTGGAAAATCTGGATGGCAATCTCAGGCTGCGAATTGTGAACATAACCAGTCATTAGGGTTGTCCATGAAACAACATTTCTTCTAAGCAAATTGTCAAAGACCTTCTGAGCATTTTCCATGCTTCCACATTTTGCATAAACATTAATCAGGAACGTCATGACAAACAAATCTTCTTGTGTTACTGTTTTCATAATATGCCCATGAACAATCTGTGCTTCTGAAACCGAATTTTTGTTTATGCATCCTTGCAAGAGGGGGACATAATAAGAAGATTCGAACTTCGTCCCCTCTTTCATTATTGAAAGTGCTTCTCGGAAGTCCACCGACCTTATTTCTGAACTTCCATCCAAATGGGCCTGTGTCTGATTTCTCTGATATGAGATGCTTGGACTCTGAGATACATTGATGCAGATTTAGGATCATCCCAGGTTTGATAAAGCACATTAAATTCAAAGTGCTTTAGCTAATATAAATACAGCAACCTTAAATTGTGGCATCAGGTAGTTAACATTAAACTGAAAGTTGTGCTGAGTCAGCACTTAAAAGCAAGTACAAGTACTTCGGAAATGATGCACtaacaaaaaagttttagtaACTATAATATTTTGAACATATTATCCGTCGCTAAGAAATGCAAACAACACAAACAAGGAGGATGGTTTGgaacacacatatacacacacccaTATTGTCTGCATACAAGTCTTATAATAAGGTTTCTTGTAACAAAACTTGTATAACCAACACACAAATATTACAAGATTTTAATGTATTGTTTAAATTCTACTTTTATAGCAAAAAGTGGTATCAATAAAGAATTT
Coding sequences within:
- the LOC142614175 gene encoding oligopeptide transporter 4-like isoform X1 — encoded protein: METLETEAPPSSNLREESTIDEDEQSPIEQVRLTVPTTDDTSLPVWTFRMWTLGLLSCALLSFLNQFFSYRRETLIITQITVQVATLPIGRLMASVLPTTKFRIGSREFSLNPGPFNMKEHVLITIFANAGSAFGNGPAYAVYIFDIIKAFYRRNISFFSAWILIITTQVLGYGWAGLLRKYVVEPAHMWWPNTLVQISLFRTLHEKEIKEDGKKPSLSRVKFFVIALVCSFCWQLFPGYLFQTLQSISWVCWAFPKSVTAHQIGSGFRGLAVGALTLDWTTVASFLFSPLISPFFAIVNVFVGFVLIIYIVIPIAYWGMNAYNAKTFPIYSADLFTAQGQDYNISLIVNDKFELDTAQYKQLGKIHLSTFFALTYGFGFATIASTLSHVALFYGREIYDRYRASHKGKEDIHTRLMKNYKDIPSWWFHLLLIVTISVSLVLCIFLKKEVQMPWWGLIFAAALAFIFTLPISIITATTNRTPGLNIITEYIMGVILPGRPIANVCFKTYGYMSMSQAISFLNDFKLGHYMKIPPRSMFLVQFIGTILAGTVNLSVAWWLLNSVENICQQNLLPQNSPWTCPSDRVFFDASVIWGLVGPKRIFGSEGNYSALNWFFLGGLLGPIAVWLLHKAFPTQTWIPLINLPVLLGATGSMPPATTLNYTSWILVGTIFNFFVFRYQRNWWQRYNYVLSAALDAGVAFMAVLLYFSLGMENRNLHWWGSDSNVDLEHCELATCPTMKGISVEGCPTF
- the LOC142614175 gene encoding oligopeptide transporter 4-like isoform X2, with product METLETEAPPSSNLREESTIDEDEQSPIEQVRLTVPTTDDTSLPVWTFRMWTLGLLSCALLSFLNQFFSYRRETLIITQITVQVATLPIGRLMASVLPTTKFRIGSREFSLNPGPFNMKEHVLITIFANAGSAFGNGPAYAVYIFDIIKAFYRRNISFFSAWILIITTQVLGYGWAGLLRKYVVEPAHMWWPNTLVQISLFREIYDRYRASHKGKEDIHTRLMKNYKDIPSWWFHLLLIVTISVSLVLCIFLKKEVQMPWWGLIFAAALAFIFTLPISIITATTNRTPGLNIITEYIMGVILPGRPIANVCFKTYGYMSMSQAISFLNDFKLGHYMKIPPRSMFLVQFIGTILAGTVNLSVAWWLLNSVENICQQNLLPQNSPWTCPSDRVFFDASVIWGLVGPKRIFGSEGNYSALNWFFLGGLLGPIAVWLLHKAFPTQTWIPLINLPVLLGATGSMPPATTLNYTSWILVGTIFNFFVFRYQRNWWQRYNYVLSAALDAGVAFMAVLLYFSLGMENRNLHWWGSDSNVDLEHCELATCPTMKGISVEGCPTF
- the LOC142614174 gene encoding putative pentatricopeptide repeat-containing protein At5g52630 produces the protein MASLPSVAVTRTLKLDPDFRKHPTTEKSPSISYQRNQTQAHLDGSSEIRSVDFREALSIMKEGTKFESSYYVPLLQGCINKNSVSEAQIVHGHIMKTVTQEDLFVMTFLINVYAKCGSMENAQKVFDNLLRRNVVSWTTLMTGYVHNSQPEIAIQIFQEMLEAGAFPTNFTLGTALNACSSLYSVMLGKQFHAYIIKYQIDFDTSVGNSLCSFYSKLGNLESAIKAFQRIREKNVISWTSVISACGDNGEAARGLRFFAEMLTEDIIPNEFTLTSVLSLCCTMLSLGVGAQIHSLSIKLGYMSSLPIKNSIMYLYLKCGCISEAEKLFDKTETFSLVTWNAMISGHAQMMDFAEDDLSAYRSGCEALNIFFNLNQSGMKTDSFTFSSILTVCSRLVAIEQGEQIHAQIIKSGFLSEVVVGTALINMYNKCGSIEKATKAFVEMDTRTMILWTSMITGFSQHGQSQQALQLFEDMRLAGVRPNQITFVGVLSACSHAGMVKEALNYFEMMQKVYKIKPVMDHFACLIDMFVRLGRLNEAFDFIKKNDFEPNEFIWSLLMAGCRSHGNLELGFYAAEQLLKLKPKDTETYVLVLNMYLSAGRWKDVSRVRKMMKEEKLKKLHDWSWISIKNKVYSFKPNDKSHFHSADIYKSLENLLDQAKSLGYESLEALEVTDGDEEKTNSSTAYHSEKLAIAFALLNTPNAAPIRVIKSIFMCRDCHNFVKFISLLTAREIVIRDSKRLHKFVNGHCSCGEFSGLF